The Rhizobium grahamii DNA window AGCGAGTTGTGATGAGATCGTCTTGTCGAGATGATAGACGATCAGACTGGAAAGTGTAGACCAGCCTTTGGGGTCGCCGATCGCAGCCTCCGGCACGCCGGTATCCCACATGATGTACTCGTTCCCATGCTGGATGAGATAGCATGTCGATGAAAACTCAATCGACTTGCCCTTGTTCTCGCCGGGCGTCCAAACGGACTCGTCGTTCGCCAGGGAATGACCGCAGTCCACCCTGTACAGCCGGTCAATGGTCGCCGAGCGCCTATCGTCGCCAGCAGTGACAGGGTCGTCAGCTTGCGCATAGGGCACAACAGCAACGCAGAATGCGGCCGCGATTGGCCAAATCAACCTCATTTGTGCCTCCTTGTTTTCGAAGCGCTGAACTTCAAAATGTCTCGGGAAGCCGCAGACCTCTCGATCGCGGAGCGGATAACTAGCATTACGGTTCGTTGAACAAGGTCGACCGAGAGGTTCGGCTCGACAATCAAAATTTAGGTGCGAAGTTCGGGGCGACGTATTGCACTTAGGTATCGGCAGTCATTCCGATCGCTTGGGAACATGCAGGAGCGTTGAGCATCCGCGCTGTCGCGCGACACCTCAGTTAAAGGCGAGAGAGGTAAACCGGCCCCAGACGGTTTCAGGTATGACTTGTGCAAGACCAGAGGCGGCGCTGCGGATTCTCTCATGCCGCGTCGTTCCGAGCAGCGCCGATGCAACCAGCGTGTTTCTCAAGGGAAACTGTACCGCGGCCGTATCGATGCTGATATTCGCGTCATCGGCAATCTGGCGGGCGGCTTGAGCGCGGGCGGCGACGTCCTCGCTGATCGTTCCCGAAGCAGCCTCGCGCCCGACAAGCGCGCCGCTGTTGAAGAGGCTTCCGACGATCATCGGCGTGCCTGACCGTTCGCACATTCCGATGACGCGCGTTCCCGCCGTCCGATCGAGAAGGGTGTATCGACCGTTCAACAGAAGGCAATCGAGCTTCACGCGATGCATGACGTCGATGCAGGCGCCGACGTCATTTACTCCCAAGCCGAAGGCGGCAATCTCGCCCGAAGAGCGCAGCCGCTCGAGCGCCTTCACCCCGGTATCGAGAAACGCCGGGAGATGGCGCCGATAGTTCGAGAAACCGAGCGTCGATGGCTCGAGATCGTCGACGAAGAGC harbors:
- a CDS encoding aldo/keto reductase produces the protein MKHRPLAGTSLALSELGYGCAGLGGAYRPITREEALETLSAAWEAGVRYFDVAPAYGAGAAERVLGDFLRDKPPGEYVISTKVGKLLRPSVSISPPRMPFEIDLDYSYDGIMRSVEFSRCRLGLAKIDMLFVDDLEPSTLGFSNYRRHLPAFLDTGVKALERLRSSGEIAAFGLGVNDVGACIDVMHRVKLDCLLLNGRYTLLDRTAGTRVIGMCERSGTPMIVGSLFNSGALVGREAASGTISEDVAARAQAARQIADDANISIDTAAVQFPLRNTLVASALLGTTRHERIRSAASGLAQVIPETVWGRFTSLAFN